From the Streptomyces nigrescens genome, one window contains:
- a CDS encoding HAMP domain-containing sensor histidine kinase translates to MTTATTTPDGAAGAAQSRLGGWIARLPLRSRLTLLTAAAVAVAVAVSALACWLLTRAQLRGEVDSSLQNVIVSTDYLQRTYANCQPTDPTESKNAPPSYYNVQIVQVDGSRCIGPNSKPVQVQRADVAVAQGVARDTLHDAVTTDGADVRVLTKHIGVQGVQFAVSISRPLTEVDTALNRLALLLAAVAGLGVVGAGTAGLVIARSGLKPVDRLTDAVEQVARTEDLTIRIPAEGEDEIARLSRSFNAMTAALAASRDLQQQLIADAGHELRTPLTSLRTNIDLLVRSERSGRPIPPADKEALLASVKAQMGELAALIGDLQELSRPTEPGQSAVAVVALHEIVGAALERARLRGPSLTIAAALDPWFVRAEPASLERAVVNLLDNAVKFSPAGGTVEVRLAGGELTVRDHGPGIPQDELPHVFERFWRSPSARSLPGSGLGLSIVARTAEQAGGAVRLRSADLGGTEAVLTLPGAATPPPGMPDPPRPQEPR, encoded by the coding sequence ATGACCACGGCGACCACGACGCCGGACGGGGCGGCGGGCGCCGCGCAGAGCCGGCTCGGCGGATGGATCGCGCGGCTGCCGCTGCGCTCACGGCTGACCCTGCTCACGGCGGCCGCGGTGGCGGTGGCGGTGGCGGTCTCCGCGCTGGCCTGCTGGCTGCTCACCCGGGCCCAGCTGCGCGGCGAGGTGGACAGCTCGCTGCAGAACGTCATCGTCTCCACCGACTATCTCCAGCGGACCTACGCCAACTGCCAGCCCACCGACCCGACCGAGAGCAAGAACGCCCCGCCCTCCTACTACAACGTCCAGATCGTGCAGGTCGACGGCTCGCGCTGCATCGGACCCAACTCCAAGCCGGTGCAGGTGCAGCGTGCGGATGTCGCGGTGGCGCAGGGCGTGGCGCGGGACACCCTGCATGACGCCGTCACCACCGACGGTGCGGACGTCCGGGTGCTGACCAAGCACATCGGTGTCCAGGGCGTGCAGTTCGCAGTGTCCATCTCGCGCCCGCTGACCGAGGTCGACACCGCGCTGAACCGCCTTGCGCTGCTGCTGGCGGCCGTCGCGGGGCTGGGCGTCGTCGGCGCGGGCACCGCCGGTCTGGTCATCGCGCGCTCCGGCCTCAAGCCGGTGGACCGGCTGACCGACGCGGTCGAACAGGTCGCCCGTACCGAGGACCTGACCATCCGCATCCCGGCCGAGGGCGAGGACGAGATCGCCCGGCTCTCCCGCTCCTTCAACGCCATGACCGCGGCGCTGGCCGCCTCCCGTGATCTGCAGCAGCAGCTGATCGCGGACGCGGGCCATGAGCTGCGTACGCCGCTGACCTCACTGCGTACCAATATCGATCTGCTGGTGCGCAGCGAGCGGTCCGGCCGGCCGATCCCGCCCGCCGACAAGGAGGCGCTGCTGGCCTCGGTGAAGGCGCAGATGGGGGAGCTGGCGGCACTGATCGGCGATCTGCAGGAACTGTCGCGGCCGACGGAGCCGGGGCAGAGCGCCGTCGCGGTGGTGGCGCTGCACGAGATCGTCGGCGCGGCGCTGGAGCGGGCCCGGCTGCGCGGCCCGTCGCTGACCATCGCGGCGGCCCTCGACCCCTGGTTCGTACGGGCCGAGCCGGCCTCGCTGGAGCGGGCGGTGGTCAATCTCCTGGACAACGCGGTGAAGTTCAGCCCGGCCGGCGGGACCGTCGAGGTGCGGCTGGCCGGCGGCGAGCTGACCGTACGCGATCACGGCCCCGGCATTCCGCAGGACGAACTGCCGCATGTCTTCGAGCGGTTCTGGCGCTCGCCGTCCGCCCGCAGTCTGCCGGGCAGCGGTCTGGGGCTGTCGATCGTGGCGCGTACGGCGGAGCAGGCGGGCGGCGCGGTACGGCTGCGGTCCGCGGACCTCGGCGGCACCGAGGCGGTGCTGACGCTCCCGGGCGCCGCGACACCCCCGCCCGGGATGCCGGATCCGCCGAGGCCCCAGGAGCCGCGGTAG
- a CDS encoding response regulator transcription factor has product MSPAEHGDHPARILIVDDEPAVREALQRSLVFEGYVTEQAVDGLDAVEKVAVYDPELIVLDVLMPRMDGLTAARRLRASGVTVPILMLTARDTVGDRVTGLDAGADDYLVKPFELDELLARIRALLRRSSYAAAAGAPPVEGEVLSFADLRMDLATREVTRGSRQVELTRTEFTLLEMFLAHPRQVLTREQILKAVWGFDFEPTSNSLDVYVMYLRRKTEAGGEPRLVHTVRGVGYVLRTDGGAE; this is encoded by the coding sequence GGTCCGTGAGGCCCTGCAGCGCTCGCTGGTCTTCGAGGGGTATGTGACCGAGCAGGCGGTGGACGGTCTGGACGCGGTCGAGAAGGTCGCGGTCTACGACCCGGAACTGATCGTGCTCGATGTCCTGATGCCCCGTATGGACGGGCTGACCGCCGCCCGCAGGCTGCGGGCGAGCGGGGTGACCGTGCCGATCCTGATGCTGACCGCGCGGGACACGGTCGGCGACCGGGTCACGGGGCTGGACGCCGGCGCCGACGACTATCTCGTCAAGCCCTTCGAGCTGGACGAGCTGCTCGCCCGGATCCGCGCCCTGCTGCGCCGCAGCTCGTACGCGGCGGCGGCCGGTGCCCCGCCCGTGGAGGGCGAGGTGCTGAGCTTCGCCGATCTGCGGATGGACCTGGCGACCCGTGAGGTGACCCGGGGCAGCAGGCAGGTCGAGCTGACCCGTACCGAATTCACGCTGCTGGAGATGTTCCTCGCCCATCCGCGGCAGGTGCTCACCCGCGAGCAGATCCTGAAGGCCGTATGGGGCTTCGACTTCGAGCCCACCTCCAACTCCCTCGATGTGTATGTGATGTATCTGCGCCGCAAGACGGAAGCGGGCGGCGAACCGCGGCTGGTGCACACCGTGCGGGGGGTCGGCTACGTCCTGCGGACGGACGGCGGGGCGGAATGA